One region of Bacillus zhangzhouensis genomic DNA includes:
- a CDS encoding GNAT family N-acetyltransferase has product MFFYQDQEISMRLLEPRDARRLYLLIQRSRAHLREWMLWVDSTQTEEDSMAFIQGAMQQALQNNGFQAGIWSHGELVGIIGTHQIHWINRTVSIGYWLGEGYQGKGIMTKACQAVIRYLFEECGLHRIEIRAAIDNQKSRRIPERLSFSLEGILRQCEWLGDRFTDHCVYALLQPEYMKQKTHSMNQPT; this is encoded by the coding sequence ATGTTTTTTTATCAAGATCAAGAGATATCCATGCGGCTGCTTGAGCCAAGAGACGCAAGAAGGCTATATTTGCTCATCCAGCGGTCAAGAGCGCATTTACGTGAATGGATGCTTTGGGTGGATTCAACGCAGACAGAGGAAGACAGCATGGCATTCATTCAAGGCGCGATGCAGCAAGCCTTGCAGAACAACGGTTTTCAAGCGGGCATCTGGTCACATGGAGAGCTTGTCGGGATCATTGGCACACACCAAATTCATTGGATCAACAGGACCGTTTCAATTGGCTATTGGCTCGGAGAAGGCTATCAAGGAAAAGGCATTATGACAAAAGCGTGCCAAGCGGTCATTCGCTATTTATTTGAAGAGTGCGGACTGCACCGTATTGAAATCAGGGCTGCTATCGATAACCAGAAAAGCAGACGCATTCCAGAACGATTATCCTTTTCGCTTGAAGGCATTTTGAGACAATGTGAATGGCTGGGTGATCGCTTTACCGATCATTGTGTGTACGCCCTTTTACAGCCTGAATATATGAAACAAAAAACGCATTCGATGAATCAGCCCACTTAA
- a CDS encoding Nramp family divalent metal transporter, whose translation MTNKYIEAQAHMSAAAERALEGKVKGFRRLLPFLGPAFIAAIAYIDPGNFATNIAAGSKYGYLLLWVILVSNLMALLIQSLSAKLGIATGKNLPEIAREEFPRPVSIGLWIQGELVIIATDLAEFIGAALGLYLLFRIPLLEASIIAAIGSFAILELQRRGYRALEAGITGMLFVVVIAFAVQTFVAKPDIAGVAGGLFIPTFDGADSVLLAAGILGATVMPHAIYLHSALTQRRVVGRTEKEKKQIFRFEFLDILIAMLVAGAINASMLIVAAALFYKNGLFVEDLDVAFQHFGTLAGPVSAILFGVGLLVAGLSSSSVGTLSGDIIMQGFIQYRIPLYVRRLITIIPPLVIIASGVNPTSALVMSQVILSFGIAFALIPLILFTSKKRIMGELTNARWVTGISWVIAALVVALNLFLILDTFM comes from the coding sequence ATGACAAACAAATACATCGAAGCACAGGCACACATGTCAGCGGCAGCTGAACGTGCACTTGAAGGAAAGGTCAAAGGATTTAGAAGACTTCTTCCTTTTCTAGGCCCTGCATTTATCGCTGCCATTGCATATATTGATCCAGGGAATTTTGCCACCAACATTGCGGCTGGCTCCAAATATGGGTATCTCCTCTTATGGGTCATTCTCGTATCCAATCTCATGGCGTTGCTCATCCAATCCTTGTCCGCAAAGCTTGGAATAGCGACAGGGAAAAACTTACCTGAAATCGCACGTGAAGAGTTTCCAAGACCCGTCTCCATCGGTTTATGGATTCAGGGCGAACTCGTCATTATTGCCACAGATTTAGCTGAGTTTATCGGAGCAGCACTTGGTTTATACTTGCTCTTTCGGATTCCCCTGCTTGAAGCATCCATTATTGCAGCCATCGGATCATTTGCGATTTTAGAATTGCAAAGACGGGGATATCGAGCATTAGAAGCCGGCATAACTGGCATGTTGTTCGTTGTCGTGATCGCTTTCGCTGTGCAGACCTTTGTCGCCAAGCCTGATATTGCAGGTGTCGCAGGCGGGCTTTTCATTCCAACATTTGATGGCGCAGATAGTGTGCTGCTTGCAGCTGGAATTTTAGGTGCCACTGTGATGCCGCACGCGATCTATTTACATTCAGCATTAACCCAAAGAAGAGTCGTCGGCAGAACAGAAAAAGAGAAAAAACAAATTTTCCGCTTTGAATTTTTAGATATCCTCATTGCGATGCTAGTCGCTGGAGCCATCAATGCCAGTATGTTGATTGTGGCAGCCGCTTTATTTTATAAAAATGGTCTCTTTGTTGAAGACCTGGATGTTGCGTTCCAGCATTTTGGCACACTCGCAGGTCCTGTATCAGCTATCTTATTTGGTGTAGGCCTGCTTGTGGCCGGACTATCCAGCTCTTCTGTCGGTACATTGTCAGGCGATATCATTATGCAGGGTTTTATTCAATACCGGATTCCACTGTATGTCCGCCGGCTGATTACCATTATTCCCCCTCTTGTGATCATTGCATCTGGGGTGAATCCGACATCTGCGCTTGTGATGAGTCAGGTGATCTTATCCTTTGGTATTGCCTTTGCTTTAATTCCGCTCATTTTATTTACAAGTAAAAAACGAATTATGGGCGAATTGACGAATGCCCGCTGGGTAACAGGAATATCCTGGGTGATAGCAGCTCTTGTTGTCGCACTCAATCTCTTTTTAATTCTGGATACGTTTATGTAA